In a genomic window of Nostoc sp. UHCC 0870:
- a CDS encoding two-partner secretion domain-containing protein yields MFEATISLSSIVRLNMAIAAVIGAVIWSKNPAIAQINPDTTLLNNSTVTTNGNIINIQGGTPVGSNLFHSFQDFSVPTGNIAYFNNALNIQNIISRVTGQSISNIDGLIRSNGTANLFFINPNGIVFGQNARLDIGGSFFASTANMVKFADGFEFSAVNTSQTPLLTVSVPVGLQMGQNPTSIQVQGNSLEVQRNQTLALVGGNLSLEGATLRTTGGSIELGSVAGIGLVSITPKNQGFSLGYENLQSFGNIDISQQAEINASGIGGDIQVQGKRVTLTDGANIETSTTLSEKGGNLTVTAESINITGTSTNGVPSTLIALSLPDSTEDGGNLTINTRDLLIENGARIFAGTFGAGKGGNLTVNAESINITGTSTNGVPSTLLASSQLGSGNGGNLTINTRDLLIQNGSQVGTTTFGTGKGGNLTVNAESINITGTSTNRAVTFLLAASGRGSTGNGGNLTINTRDLLIQNGAQVITSTFNTGKGGNLTVTADFINLTGSSTRLSASSEGNNMGDAGDITIKTRDLLIQNGAQVNANTFGLGKGGNLTVTADSINITGTSTNGISSGLSALSSSDATGDAGQITINTRNLLIQNGGQVNTSTFGVGKGGDLIVTAESINLSGASSGLFAISGFDTTEDGGNVTINTSDLLVEKDARVATGTFGAGKAGNLSVTADFINITDSRSALSAFSSFDATGNAGDITINTRNLLIQNGGQVFTSTFGAGKAGNLSVTADFINITDSRSALSAFSSFDATGNAGDITINTRNLLIQNGGQVFTSTFGAGKGGDLKVTADFVNLTGASGLFASSELNSTGDAGDITINTRDLLIQNGAQVNTSTSGVGKGGDLKVTAESINLTGASTGLSASSDLNSTGDAGDITINTRDLLIQNGAQVNTSTSGVGKGGNLNLTADFINITGRSTTTNAPSGLFSSSDPDTTGNAGDITIKTRDLLIQNGAQVVTGTFGTGRGGDLTVMAESINVTGSFSGLFASSAPDTTGDAGDIIIDTSNLLIQNGGVVSNSTFGAGKGGNLTVTAESINLTGSSSGLFAASEPNAIGNAADLTIKTRDLLIENGAVVSASTFGAGKGGNLTVTAESINITGRSTNNNFPSGLFTSSSFDAIGNAGSLTINTGDLWIQNGGVVSASTFGVGNGGNLTVTAESINITGSSSGLFAASEPNAIGDAGDLTIKTRDLLIEDRGGVFVNSLGQGNAGNLDINANSIRLDKQGTINADTRGGGGNIFLRSSLIVLRNQSAIATNATGENIPGGNITIDTTDGFIVAVPQENSDISANSAEFRGGNVTINAMGIFGIQSRNVITPESDITATGASPELSGNIQINTSDTTPSRGLINLPSQPVDMKIAQGCQVSVSENQSSFVVTGRGGLPQNPREVFYTDQVQLDWATLSPKGNNRDEPTVTINSTIGQPMKIVEATGWVTNMKNEILLTASSTNLADQNPSEQPAICAVAK; encoded by the coding sequence ATGTTTGAGGCAACTATAAGCTTAAGTAGTATAGTCAGGTTAAATATGGCGATCGCTGCGGTCATAGGTGCAGTAATTTGGTCTAAAAATCCTGCCATTGCCCAAATTAATCCAGATACCACTCTACTCAATAATTCTACGGTCACGACGAATGGTAATATCATCAATATTCAAGGTGGTACTCCAGTCGGAAGCAATTTATTCCACAGTTTTCAAGACTTTTCTGTCCCCACTGGTAACATAGCGTATTTTAATAATGCCCTAAATATTCAAAATATTATTAGTCGAGTTACGGGGCAATCTATATCTAATATTGATGGGTTAATTCGTAGCAATGGTACAGCTAATTTGTTTTTCATTAACCCAAATGGCATTGTATTTGGTCAAAATGCACGGTTAGATATTGGTGGGTCATTTTTTGCTAGTACAGCCAACATGGTGAAATTTGCTGATGGCTTTGAGTTTAGTGCTGTCAACACTTCCCAAACTCCTTTGTTGACTGTAAGTGTACCTGTGGGTTTACAAATGGGTCAAAATCCAACTTCAATTCAAGTACAAGGTAACAGTCTAGAAGTACAACGAAATCAGACATTAGCTTTAGTAGGTGGTAATTTAAGTCTAGAGGGAGCAACCTTAAGGACTACTGGAGGATCTATAGAACTAGGTAGTGTTGCAGGTATTGGTTTAGTTAGCATTACTCCTAAGAATCAAGGCTTTTCCTTGGGTTATGAAAACCTCCAAAGTTTTGGGAATATTGACATATCCCAACAGGCAGAAATTAATGCTAGTGGTATAGGTGGTGATATACAGGTGCAGGGTAAACGAGTTACCTTAACCGATGGGGCGAATATTGAAACATCTACTACCTTATCAGAAAAAGGTGGTAATTTAACCGTCACGGCTGAATCTATCAATATCACTGGTACATCCACTAACGGAGTTCCCAGTACATTGATTGCTTTATCCCTGCCTGATTCTACAGAGGATGGCGGAAATTTGACAATTAACACCCGTGATTTACTGATTGAAAATGGCGCACGGATATTTGCTGGTACATTTGGTGCGGGAAAGGGTGGTAATTTAACTGTCAATGCTGAATCTATCAATATCACTGGTACATCCACTAATGGAGTTCCCAGTACATTGCTTGCTTCATCGCAACTTGGTTCGGGGAATGGGGGCAATTTGACAATTAACACCCGTGATTTGCTGATTCAAAATGGGTCGCAAGTTGGTACTACTACATTTGGCACGGGAAAGGGTGGTAATTTAACTGTCAATGCTGAATCTATCAATATCACTGGTACATCCACTAATAGGGCTGTCACTTTCTTGCTTGCTGCATCGGGTCGTGGTTCGACAGGGAATGGGGGGAATTTAACTATTAACACCCGTGATTTGCTGATTCAAAATGGCGCGCAAGTTATTACTAGTACATTCAATACGGGAAAGGGGGGGAACTTAACCGTTACTGCTGACTTTATCAATCTCACTGGTTCTTCCACTCGCTTATCTGCTTCATCAGAAGGTAATAACATGGGGGATGCAGGAGATATAACCATTAAAACCCGTGATTTGCTGATTCAAAATGGCGCACAGGTGAATGCGAATACATTTGGGTTAGGAAAGGGGGGGAATTTAACCGTTACTGCTGACTCTATCAATATCACTGGTACATCCACTAACGGAATTTCCAGTGGCTTGTCTGCTTTATCAAGTTCTGATGCCACAGGGGATGCAGGACAGATAACCATCAACACCCGTAATTTGCTGATTCAAAATGGCGGACAAGTTAATACTAGTACATTTGGTGTGGGCAAGGGAGGAGATTTAATCGTCACTGCTGAATCTATTAATCTCAGTGGTGCTTCCAGTGGCTTGTTTGCTATATCGGGTTTTGACACCACAGAGGATGGAGGAAATGTGACTATTAACACCAGTGATTTACTCGTTGAAAAAGACGCACGAGTTGCAACTGGTACATTTGGCGCGGGAAAGGCAGGGAATTTAAGCGTTACTGCTGACTTTATCAATATAACTGATTCTAGGAGTGCGTTGTCTGCTTTCTCAAGTTTTGATGCTACAGGGAATGCAGGAGATATAACCATTAATACCCGTAATTTGCTAATTCAAAATGGTGGACAGGTTTTTACTAGTACATTTGGTGCGGGAAAGGCAGGGAATTTAAGCGTTACTGCTGACTTTATCAATATAACTGATTCTAGGAGTGCGTTGTCTGCTTTCTCAAGTTTTGATGCTACAGGGAATGCAGGAGATATAACCATTAATACCCGTAATTTGCTAATTCAAAATGGTGGACAGGTTTTTACTAGTACATTTGGTGCAGGAAAGGGGGGGGATTTAAAGGTTACTGCTGATTTTGTCAATCTCACTGGTGCTTCTGGTTTATTTGCTTCCTCAGAACTTAATAGTACAGGGGATGCAGGAGATATAACCATTAATACTCGTGATTTGCTAATTCAAAACGGCGCACAGGTGAATACTAGTACATCTGGCGTAGGAAAGGGGGGGGATTTAAAGGTTACTGCTGAGTCTATCAATCTCACTGGTGCTTCGACTGGTTTATCTGCTTCATCAGACCTTAATAGTACAGGGGATGCAGGAGATATAACCATTAATACTCGTGATTTGCTAATTCAAAACGGCGCACAGGTGAATACTAGTACATCTGGCGTAGGAAAGGGTGGGAATTTAAACCTCACTGCTGATTTTATCAATATCACTGGTAGATCCACTACCACTAATGCTCCGAGTGGCTTGTTTTCGTCATCAGACCCTGATACGACAGGGAATGCGGGAGATATAACCATTAAAACCCGTGATTTGCTAATTCAAAACGGCGCACAAGTGGTAACTGGTACATTTGGCACAGGAAGGGGGGGGGATTTAACCGTCATGGCTGAGTCTATCAATGTCACTGGTTCTTTCAGTGGCTTGTTTGCTTCATCAGCCCCTGATACGACAGGAGACGCAGGAGATATAATCATTGATACGAGTAATTTGCTGATTCAGAATGGTGGAGTAGTTAGTAATAGTACATTTGGTGCAGGAAAGGGTGGGAATTTAACGGTCACGGCTGAGTCTATCAATCTCACTGGTTCTTCCAGTGGATTGTTCGCTGCATCAGAGCCTAATGCTATAGGGAATGCGGCAGATTTGACAATTAAAACTCGTGATTTACTGATTGAAAATGGCGCAGTAGTCAGTGCTAGTACATTTGGTGCAGGAAAGGGTGGGAATTTAACGGTCACGGCTGAGTCTATCAATATCACTGGTAGATCCACTAATAATAATTTTCCTAGTGGGTTATTCACTTCATCAAGTTTTGATGCTATTGGTAATGCGGGAAGTTTAACTATTAACACCGGTGATTTATGGATTCAGAATGGTGGAGTAGTTAGTGCTAGTACATTTGGTGTGGGAAATGGCGGGAATTTAACCGTCACGGCTGAGTCTATCAATATCACTGGTTCTTCCAGTGGATTGTTCGCTGCGTCAGAACCTAATGCCATAGGGGATGCAGGAGATTTGACAATTAAAACTCGTGATTTACTGATTGAAGATCGAGGGGGAGTATTTGTGAACAGTTTAGGCCAAGGTAATGCTGGGAATTTAGACATTAATGCTAATTCTATTCGTCTTGATAAACAGGGAACAATTAACGCAGATACTAGAGGTGGTGGGGGCAATATATTCTTGAGATCGTCTTTAATTGTATTACGTAATCAAAGTGCGATCGCTACCAATGCTACTGGCGAAAATATTCCTGGAGGCAACATCACTATCGACACTACAGATGGTTTCATTGTTGCTGTTCCCCAAGAAAACAGTGATATCAGTGCTAATTCGGCTGAATTTCGAGGTGGTAATGTGACAATTAATGCTATGGGGATTTTTGGCATCCAGTCCCGCAATGTAATTACTCCAGAAAGCGATATTACTGCCACAGGTGCAAGTCCAGAATTAAGTGGTAACATCCAAATAAACACATCCGATACTACTCCCAGCCGAGGATTGATTAATTTACCCAGCCAACCAGTAGATATGAAAATTGCTCAAGGTTGTCAAGTCAGTGTCAGTGAAAATCAAAGTAGTTTTGTAGTTACAGGAAGAGGTGGCTTACCACAAAATCCCAGAGAAGTTTTTTACACAGATCAAGTACAACTAGATTGGGCAACTCTTAGCCCAAAAGGTAACAACCGCGATGAGCCAACTGTCACCATAAATTCTACTATTGGTCAACCCATGAAGATTGTCGAAGCTACAGGGTGGGTAACTAATATGAAGAATGAGATATTACTCACAGCCAGTTCCACAAATTTGGCTGATCAAAATCCCTCAGAGCAACCAGCTATCTGTGCTGTAGCTAAATAG
- a CDS encoding CHAT domain-containing protein, whose amino-acid sequence MLLKIGKFWEILPEKSTHLLKKWQRHISLIMLVILFLVGMILPSTAQRVGLKLLASDLNNTEKLAQQGRDLYEAKRFGDAIEILQQVARNYAAEGDKLRQAMTLRNLSLAEQELGLWTEAQTAIAQSLELLEALEKSPERSLLLAQTLDVKGRWQLKRGQTEAALQTWQQAADLYTQIGEHTQLIRNRINSAQALQVLGFYSQAQKMLINVQKKLESQVESPLKATGLRSLGDVLQAIGDLDQSTQILQQSLKVALSFQANQQVAEALISLANTARLKGDIQGTFNFYQQALNISIPTSTRVQLLLNQFSLLVERKQWQTAAELSPQIQSEINQLPPSRMAIYAQVNFAQNLAKLKQKSTLDIHSWLDIAQILAKAMEQGQSLEDKRAESYAMGTLGWLYMQTDQLANAEDLTKKALLISNSIQASDISYQWQWQLGRLLKTRGDIKEALTLYNSAYKTLQSLRSDLVAFNSDVQFSFRENVEPVYRELVDLLLQTDKDITTSGSKELANNQERLQQARDVIESLQLAELDNFFRSACLQPKQTIDLVVEQQDPQAAFIYPIILPDRLEVILKLPSQEKLLQHKTIVAQDKFENTITELRKYLLDVTATIKVQQKSHQVYDWLIRPIETELTNSGIKTLVFVMDGVLRNIPIAVLYDQQQEKYLVEKYAIAYAPSLQIIEPKPLQNIKLSILTGGVGEQRRIENREFPTLQNVGRELAEIRSQVSLSQQLFNHTFTKTNLQKQLKSKFFSVVHIATHGEFSSNPEETFILTWDKLLKAKDFENLVKLSEFNQISPIELLVLSACQTARGDKRAALGLAGIAVRAGARSTLATLWSVDDKSVTEGMSRFYQQLKTGVNKSAALQNMQLFLMNQDKRPYFWSSYVLLGNWL is encoded by the coding sequence ATGTTGTTAAAAATTGGTAAATTTTGGGAAATATTACCAGAAAAAAGCACACATCTGCTAAAAAAATGGCAACGCCATATCAGCTTAATTATGCTGGTGATATTATTTTTAGTAGGAATGATTTTGCCTAGTACAGCTCAGAGGGTGGGGCTAAAACTACTCGCTTCAGATTTAAATAACACAGAAAAGTTGGCACAACAGGGTAGAGATTTGTACGAAGCTAAACGGTTTGGTGATGCTATCGAAATTTTACAGCAAGTTGCCAGAAACTATGCTGCGGAAGGGGATAAATTGCGTCAGGCAATGACTTTAAGGAATTTATCCTTAGCTGAACAAGAACTTGGCTTATGGACAGAAGCACAAACAGCGATCGCTCAAAGTCTAGAGTTATTAGAAGCACTAGAAAAATCTCCAGAGCGATCGCTCCTTCTAGCTCAAACTCTAGATGTCAAAGGACGCTGGCAATTAAAACGAGGACAAACGGAAGCTGCACTGCAAACTTGGCAACAAGCTGCTGATCTCTATACGCAAATCGGCGAACACACTCAATTAATCCGCAATCGCATTAATTCAGCCCAAGCTTTGCAAGTTTTGGGATTTTACTCTCAAGCTCAGAAAATGCTGATCAATGTTCAGAAAAAATTAGAAAGTCAAGTAGAATCACCTCTAAAGGCTACTGGACTGCGTAGCCTCGGTGACGTTTTGCAAGCAATTGGTGATTTAGATCAATCAACGCAGATATTACAGCAGAGTTTAAAAGTAGCTTTATCCTTCCAAGCAAATCAACAAGTTGCGGAGGCTCTCATCAGTCTCGCGAATACAGCCCGCCTCAAAGGTGATATTCAAGGCACTTTCAACTTTTATCAACAAGCTCTCAACATATCTATTCCCACAAGTACCCGCGTTCAATTGCTGTTGAATCAATTTAGCTTACTAGTAGAAAGAAAACAATGGCAAACTGCCGCAGAGTTATCACCTCAAATTCAGTCGGAAATTAATCAGTTGCCTCCCAGTCGCATGGCAATTTACGCTCAAGTTAATTTTGCTCAGAATTTAGCCAAACTAAAACAGAAATCTACATTAGATATTCATTCATGGTTAGATATTGCCCAAATTTTGGCAAAAGCTATGGAACAGGGGCAAAGCTTAGAAGATAAGCGAGCGGAATCTTATGCTATGGGTACTCTGGGCTGGTTATATATGCAAACTGACCAATTAGCTAATGCAGAAGACCTGACAAAAAAGGCTTTATTGATCTCTAATAGTATTCAAGCATCGGATATTAGCTATCAGTGGCAATGGCAGTTAGGACGTTTACTCAAAACTAGAGGGGATATTAAAGAAGCACTTACTCTATACAACTCAGCATACAAGACTTTACAATCTCTGCGTAGTGATTTAGTGGCGTTTAACTCAGACGTGCAGTTTTCCTTCCGGGAAAATGTCGAGCCAGTATATAGAGAGTTAGTAGATTTGCTGTTGCAAACAGATAAAGATATTACTACTTCAGGATCAAAGGAATTGGCTAACAATCAAGAGCGTCTCCAGCAAGCTCGTGATGTCATTGAATCCTTACAATTGGCAGAGTTGGATAATTTCTTTCGGTCAGCCTGTTTACAGCCGAAACAAACAATTGATCTAGTAGTTGAACAACAAGACCCACAAGCAGCATTTATCTATCCGATTATTTTGCCAGACCGCCTAGAGGTGATCCTGAAATTACCATCACAAGAAAAATTGCTGCAACATAAGACAATAGTAGCCCAAGATAAATTTGAGAATACCATAACAGAACTAAGAAAATACCTGCTAGATGTGACTGCAACTATTAAGGTACAGCAAAAATCTCACCAGGTATATGATTGGCTAATCAGACCAATCGAAACAGAACTGACCAACAGTGGTATCAAAACTTTAGTATTTGTTATGGATGGTGTATTACGGAATATCCCGATAGCTGTTCTCTATGATCAGCAACAGGAAAAATATTTAGTAGAGAAATATGCGATCGCCTACGCACCTAGTTTACAAATTATTGAACCCAAACCTCTGCAAAATATTAAGTTAAGTATTTTAACAGGTGGAGTCGGAGAACAACGCCGAATTGAAAACCGCGAATTTCCTACACTCCAAAATGTAGGGCGTGAATTAGCAGAAATTAGGTCACAAGTATCTCTAAGTCAACAACTATTCAATCACACATTTACCAAAACTAACCTACAGAAGCAACTAAAATCAAAATTCTTCTCCGTTGTTCATATAGCTACTCACGGTGAGTTTAGTTCCAATCCCGAAGAAACCTTTATTCTCACTTGGGATAAATTACTCAAGGCTAAAGATTTTGAGAACTTAGTTAAACTTAGCGAGTTTAATCAGATTAGCCCTATTGAATTATTGGTACTAAGTGCTTGTCAAACCGCCAGAGGAGACAAAAGAGCAGCTTTGGGACTAGCTGGTATAGCTGTGCGGGCGGGAGCGCGTAGCACTCTAGCGACTTTATGGTCAGTAGATGATAAATCTGTCACTGAAGGTATGAGTCGGTTTTATCAACAACTGAAGACTGGAGTGAATAAATCAGCAGCACTTCAGAATATGCAACTGTTTCTCATGAATCAGGACAAACGCCCATACTTCTGGTCTTCTTATGTTCTACTAGGAAATTGGCTTTGA
- the xisF gene encoding fdxN element excision recombinase XisF: MENWGYARVSGEEQQTDKGALRKQIERLRNAGCSKVYWDIQSRTTEVREGLQQLINDLKTSATGKVKSLQFTRIDRIGSSSRLFYSLLEVLRSKGIKLIALDQGVDPDSLGGELTIDMLLAAAKFEVRMVTERLKSERRHRVNQGKSHRVAPLGYRIDKDKYVRDSSPCVCLLAGRRELTVSDLAQYIFQTFFECSSVAATVRKLHSDFGIETKVLNWNKLEKSSRIVSDDDLDTIAFTPNKTNHPLRYPWSGLRWSIPGLKALLVNPVYAGGLPFDTYVKSKGKRKHFDEWKVKWGTHDDEAIITCAEHERIKQMIRDNRNNRWAAREDNEVNPFSNLLKCTHCGGSMTRHAKRVDKSGQAIYYYQCRLYKAGNCSNKNMISSKILDIQVVDLLAQEAERLANLVETDEPLIVEEPPEVKTLRASLNSLETLPASSAIEQIKNDLKEQIAIALGTTNNASKQSLIAKERIIQAFAHKSYWQGLNAQDKRAILNGCVKKISVDGNFVTAIEYRY, from the coding sequence ATGGAAAATTGGGGCTACGCGAGAGTTAGCGGTGAGGAACAGCAAACAGATAAAGGTGCGTTGCGTAAGCAAATAGAACGCTTGCGTAACGCTGGATGTTCAAAAGTGTACTGGGATATTCAATCGCGGACAACTGAAGTCAGGGAAGGGCTACAACAACTAATTAATGACTTAAAGACATCTGCAACGGGTAAGGTAAAATCATTGCAATTTACTCGGATTGATCGGATCGGCTCATCATCGCGGTTGTTTTATTCCTTGTTAGAGGTATTGCGCTCCAAGGGAATTAAACTGATAGCCTTAGATCAAGGAGTTGACCCAGACAGTCTTGGCGGGGAACTAACGATTGATATGTTACTGGCTGCTGCCAAATTTGAGGTGAGAATGGTGACGGAGAGGTTAAAAAGCGAACGTCGTCATAGGGTAAACCAAGGAAAAAGTCACCGAGTCGCCCCATTGGGATACCGCATCGACAAAGATAAATATGTACGCGATTCCTCACCATGCGTTTGCTTATTGGCAGGACGAAGAGAATTAACGGTATCTGACTTAGCCCAGTATATTTTTCAAACTTTTTTTGAATGCAGTTCCGTTGCTGCTACTGTACGTAAGCTGCACTCAGATTTTGGCATCGAAACAAAAGTTCTCAATTGGAACAAGCTAGAAAAATCTTCCCGGATTGTTAGCGACGATGACTTAGATACAATTGCCTTTACACCAAATAAAACTAACCACCCCTTACGTTATCCGTGGTCTGGGCTAAGATGGTCAATCCCTGGCTTAAAAGCTTTATTAGTCAACCCTGTTTATGCTGGGGGTCTGCCTTTTGATACTTACGTTAAGTCAAAGGGAAAACGTAAGCACTTTGACGAATGGAAAGTTAAATGGGGAACCCACGACGATGAGGCAATCATTACCTGTGCCGAACACGAACGCATCAAACAGATGATTCGAGACAATCGCAATAATCGATGGGCTGCAAGAGAAGACAACGAAGTGAACCCGTTTTCTAATTTACTTAAATGCACCCATTGCGGCGGCTCGATGACACGCCACGCCAAACGTGTAGATAAGAGTGGACAAGCTATCTATTATTATCAGTGCCGATTGTATAAAGCTGGCAACTGTAGCAATAAAAATATGATTTCATCCAAAATATTAGACATCCAAGTGGTAGATTTATTGGCACAAGAAGCCGAACGATTAGCGAACTTGGTGGAAACAGATGAGCCGCTTATTGTAGAAGAACCCCCAGAAGTCAAAACGCTCCGCGCATCCCTGAATAGTCTGGAAACATTGCCAGCAAGTTCAGCAATTGAACAAATCAAAAATGACCTCAAAGAACAGATTGCGATCGCACTGGGAACAACAAATAATGCTTCTAAACAATCTCTAATTGCCAAGGAAAGAATTATACAGGCTTTTGCTCATAAAAGTTACTGGCAAGGACTAAATGCCCAAGATAAACGAGCAATCCTCAATGGTTGCGTCAAAAAAATCTCCGTAGATGGTAATTTTGTTACAGCTATTGAGTATCGTTACTAG
- the nifS gene encoding cysteine desulfurase NifS: protein MSVIYLDNNATTKVDPDVVEAIMPYLTEYYGNPSSMHTFGGQLGKAVRTAREQVAALLGADESEIIFTSCGTEGDNAAIRAALLAQPEKRHIITTQVEHPAVLNVCKQLETQGYSVTYLSVNRHGQLDLDELEASLTGNTALVTIMYANNETGTIFPIEEIGMRVKERGAIFHVDAVQAVGKIPLNMKTSTIDMLTISGHKIHAPKGIGALYVRRGVRFRPLLIGGHQERGRRAGTENVPGIVGLGKAAELELLHIETAIKKETRLRDRLEQTLLAKISDCEVNGDITQRLPNTTNIGFKYIEGEAILLSLNKYGICASSGSACTSGSLEPSHVLRAMGLPYTTLHGSIRFSLCRYTTEAQIDRVIAVMPEIVERLRALSPFKNDEAVWLQAQAQTLAHH from the coding sequence ATGAGTGTTATTTATCTCGACAATAATGCTACCACTAAGGTAGACCCAGACGTTGTAGAGGCAATCATGCCCTACCTGACCGAGTATTACGGCAATCCCTCTAGTATGCACACCTTCGGGGGGCAACTTGGGAAGGCAGTAAGAACAGCCAGAGAACAAGTTGCAGCTTTGTTGGGTGCTGATGAATCAGAAATTATTTTTACTAGTTGTGGAACTGAAGGTGATAATGCCGCCATTCGCGCTGCATTGTTAGCCCAACCAGAAAAACGTCACATCATCACTACGCAAGTTGAACACCCCGCAGTCTTGAATGTCTGCAAACAATTAGAAACCCAAGGCTATAGTGTTACCTATCTTTCAGTAAATCGTCACGGGCAATTGGATCTAGATGAACTAGAAGCCTCGTTGACAGGTAACACTGCCTTGGTGACAATTATGTATGCCAACAACGAAACCGGAACTATATTCCCCATTGAAGAGATTGGGATGCGGGTGAAGGAACGTGGCGCAATCTTCCATGTAGATGCGGTGCAAGCAGTAGGTAAGATACCTCTGAACATGAAGACCAGCACCATCGATATGTTAACCATATCTGGTCACAAAATCCACGCACCCAAGGGTATTGGGGCTTTGTATGTGCGGCGTGGTGTGAGATTCCGCCCCTTGTTGATTGGTGGACACCAAGAACGCGGCCGGCGCGCAGGTACAGAGAATGTACCGGGAATTGTGGGCTTAGGTAAAGCCGCAGAATTGGAATTACTGCACATAGAAACAGCGATTAAGAAAGAAACAAGGCTGCGCGATCGCCTGGAACAAACCTTACTCGCTAAAATTTCTGACTGTGAAGTTAATGGTGATATTACGCAGAGATTGCCCAATACCACTAACATCGGTTTCAAATACATCGAAGGCGAAGCTATTCTGCTCTCCCTAAACAAATATGGCATCTGTGCGTCCTCTGGTTCGGCTTGTACCTCTGGCTCACTCGAACCATCCCACGTCCTGCGGGCAATGGGTTTACCATATACAACCCTCCACGGTTCGATTCGCTTCAGTCTTTGTCGCTACACTACAGAAGCACAAATCGATCGCGTCATCGCAGTCATGCCCGAAATTGTCGAACGCCTCCGCGCTCTCTCTCCCTTCAAAAATGACGAAGCGGTTTGGCTGCAAGCACAAGCACAAACATTGGCTCATCATTAA
- the nifU gene encoding Fe-S cluster assembly protein NifU, whose amino-acid sequence MWEYTDKVLELFYDPKNQGVIEDIGEPGVKLATGEVGSIACGDALRLHIKVEVESDTIVDSRFQTFGCTSAIASSSALTEMIKGLTLDEALKVSNKDIADYLGGLPEAKMHCSVMGQEALEAAIYNYRGIPLATHDDDDEGALVCTCFGISENKVRRVVVENNLTSAEDVTNYIKAGGGCGSCLAKIDDIIKDVKEKNAATNLNTNGVNPAKEIANSGQKRPLTNVQKIALIQKVLDEEVRPVLIADGGDVELYDVDGDIVKVVLQGACGSCSSSTATLKIAIESRLRDRISPTLVVEAV is encoded by the coding sequence ATGTGGGAATACACTGATAAAGTATTAGAACTGTTTTACGATCCCAAAAATCAGGGAGTGATCGAAGACATCGGCGAACCTGGCGTGAAGTTAGCCACGGGAGAAGTAGGAAGTATTGCTTGCGGTGATGCGCTGAGATTGCACATCAAAGTTGAAGTCGAATCTGATACGATTGTTGACTCTCGCTTCCAAACTTTTGGTTGCACCAGTGCGATCGCATCTTCTAGCGCATTAACTGAAATGATTAAGGGTCTGACCTTAGATGAAGCCCTAAAAGTTTCTAATAAAGACATTGCTGATTACCTCGGTGGCTTGCCAGAAGCCAAAATGCACTGCTCTGTCATGGGTCAAGAAGCTCTAGAAGCTGCTATATATAACTATCGTGGCATTCCTCTCGCCACCCATGATGACGATGATGAAGGGGCGTTAGTTTGCACTTGCTTTGGTATCAGTGAAAACAAAGTTCGTCGCGTGGTTGTAGAGAATAATCTTACCAGTGCCGAAGATGTAACAAATTACATTAAAGCTGGTGGCGGTTGCGGTTCTTGTTTAGCTAAGATTGATGATATCATTAAAGATGTAAAGGAAAAGAACGCCGCAACGAATCTCAACACAAATGGCGTGAACCCTGCTAAAGAAATAGCTAATTCCGGGCAGAAACGACCGTTAACCAACGTGCAGAAGATTGCCCTGATCCAAAAAGTATTAGATGAAGAAGTTAGACCAGTATTGATAGCCGACGGCGGAGATGTAGAACTCTACGACGTAGACGGCGATATTGTCAAAGTAGTGCTGCAAGGCGCGTGTGGCTCTTGTTCTAGCTCTACAGCAACTTTAAAGATAGCAATTGAATCCAGATTACGCGATCGCATCAGTCCCACTCTTGTAGTCGAAGCAGTCTAG